The DNA window AAGGGAGGAGGTCATTGGATGACACAGAGGCTCCCTCTCCATAAACTTACCGGATGACAGCGCTGATTACGGACCCTAGATATGATTGTCTTCCCGATCGGGACTGGTCGGGAGATTTGAGACTTGCGTTGAGAGCCCCGTGGGCACACGACGGGGCTCTTTGCGTTAGGGGGACGGATTCGAATTCGTGCCGACTCTCAATCCGATCCTGTTGCGTTCTATGTCTGAGTCTTCCCCCATCCGCATCCAGTTCGTGTGCCTCGGCAACATCTGCCGGAGCCCCCTCGCCAAAGCCGTATTCCGCGACAAGGTGGAAAAGCACGGCCTCTCGGAGCACTTTGAAATTGTGTCGTCTGGCACAAGCAACTACCACATTGGCGATCCGGCCGATCGTCGGATGCGGAAAACCGCGAAGCGCAACGGGCACTCGCTCGACGATCATAGCGCCTCGCAGTTTCAGGCCGAGGACCTGGAGCAGTTCGATCACATCTTTGTGATGGACAAGAGCAACCTGAACGACGTGCTCCACCTCGACGAAAACGATGAGTACGGCGCGAAGGTGCGTCTCTTCCGTGAGTTCGACCCCGAGCCCGGCGATTATCAGGTGCCGGACCCGTACCACGGCGGACGAGAAGGCTTCGAAAACGTCTACGACATCGTG is part of the Salinibacter sp. 10B genome and encodes:
- a CDS encoding low molecular weight protein-tyrosine-phosphatase is translated as MSESSPIRIQFVCLGNICRSPLAKAVFRDKVEKHGLSEHFEIVSSGTSNYHIGDPADRRMRKTAKRNGHSLDDHSASQFQAEDLEQFDHIFVMDKSNLNDVLHLDENDEYGAKVRLFREFDPEPGDYQVPDPYHGGREGFENVYDIVNRTSDAILHRLVEEHGLADHLDEVENKGAGERE